One stretch of Pseudomonas sp. NC02 DNA includes these proteins:
- a CDS encoding transporter substrate-binding domain-containing protein, with product MRFLPGLLLLLPLASPLAHAELIDDVFDRGELRIAMEANTPPFNFKEGDKLTGFEVELGELLAKEMDVRPSFITVDAAELLPGVESAKYDVAINHIAMTPELADRFDFSEPYSYSSAQLIVRKQEQRPLGSFAALKGKALGVAQGSQFVEQARTAEGVDLRSYADARQPIKDVADQQIDAAISDRLLIPYAIRDSQLPVKEGADVGPTLSLAIPFQKGNPAFKASLDKALQRVKADGRLAALSEKWFGMDASKPVKKAE from the coding sequence CCCTTGGCCCATGCCGAACTGATCGACGATGTATTTGACCGCGGGGAACTGCGCATCGCAATGGAAGCCAACACCCCGCCCTTCAACTTCAAGGAAGGCGACAAACTCACCGGTTTTGAAGTGGAGCTGGGTGAGTTGCTGGCCAAGGAAATGGACGTACGCCCCTCCTTTATCACTGTCGATGCCGCCGAGTTGCTGCCCGGCGTGGAAAGCGCCAAGTACGACGTGGCCATCAACCATATCGCTATGACTCCTGAACTGGCGGATCGTTTCGACTTCAGCGAGCCCTACAGCTACTCCAGCGCACAGCTGATCGTGCGCAAGCAGGAACAGCGCCCGTTGGGCAGCTTTGCGGCGCTCAAGGGCAAGGCGTTGGGCGTGGCCCAGGGCAGCCAGTTTGTGGAGCAGGCGCGCACCGCCGAGGGCGTTGATTTGCGCAGCTATGCCGATGCCAGGCAGCCGATCAAGGACGTTGCCGATCAACAGATCGATGCCGCCATCAGTGATCGGCTGCTGATTCCCTACGCGATTCGCGACAGCCAGCTGCCGGTGAAGGAAGGCGCAGACGTCGGCCCGACGCTGAGCCTGGCGATTCCGTTCCAGAAGGGTAACCCGGCGTTCAAGGCCAGCCTGGACAAGGCCCTGCAACGAGTGAAGGCCGATGGCCGGCTGGCGGCGTTGTCGGAGAAGTGGTTCGGGATGGATGCGAGCAAGCCGGTGAAAAAGGCCGAATAA
- a CDS encoding DUF523 domain-containing protein, whose protein sequence is MQKILVSRCLLGHRVRYDGGASGPFDQLAAWQAEGRVVAVCPEVAGGLPTPRPSAEIPGGQGIDVWEGRAQVLTAQGEDFSEAFLDGARQALALVQRHNIRVAVLKANSPSCGNLLTYDGTFTGVKVTGEGVTAALLKRHGVLVFSELELPEAAAALAKCSSPT, encoded by the coding sequence ATGCAAAAGATTCTGGTCAGCCGCTGCCTGCTGGGGCACCGGGTACGCTACGACGGAGGGGCCAGCGGGCCTTTCGATCAATTGGCCGCGTGGCAGGCCGAAGGCCGGGTGGTTGCCGTGTGCCCGGAAGTGGCGGGTGGCTTGCCGACGCCACGGCCGTCTGCCGAAATCCCGGGCGGGCAGGGGATTGATGTGTGGGAAGGCCGCGCCCAGGTGCTGACGGCCCAGGGGGAAGACTTCAGCGAAGCCTTCCTCGATGGCGCCCGCCAGGCATTGGCGCTGGTACAGCGTCACAATATCCGCGTCGCCGTACTCAAGGCCAACAGCCCGTCGTGCGGCAATCTGCTGACCTATGACGGCACCTTCACCGGCGTGAAGGTCACCGGCGAAGGCGTGACGGCGGCATTGCTCAAGCGCCATGGGGTGCTGGTGTTCAGTGAGCTGGAATTGCCCGAAGCGGCAGCGGCCCTGGCAAAATGCTCAAGCCCGACATAG
- a CDS encoding 2OG-Fe(II) oxygenase translates to MRAMPIPSDHPLLLRIVDDLAAQGWSQQNIFLPEALTLELAAECQKRAAEGELAPAAVGRGPSQEIREGIRGDHIQWLEPGEVVACDNYLELMDSLRVAMNRGLFLGLEDFESHFAMYPPGAFYLKHVDRFRDDDRRMVSAVIYLNNAWLPEHGGQLRMYLKGDVEYDVVPTGGCLVVFLSGEIPHEVMPATRERLSLTGWFRRRGNEPF, encoded by the coding sequence ATGCGCGCCATGCCCATACCCTCCGATCACCCGCTGCTGTTACGCATTGTCGATGACCTGGCCGCACAAGGCTGGTCGCAGCAGAATATCTTCCTGCCCGAGGCTCTGACCCTCGAACTGGCGGCTGAGTGCCAAAAACGCGCCGCCGAAGGTGAATTGGCGCCCGCGGCGGTCGGACGGGGGCCTTCCCAGGAGATTCGCGAGGGCATCCGGGGTGACCATATCCAGTGGCTGGAGCCGGGCGAGGTGGTGGCCTGCGATAACTACCTGGAGCTGATGGACAGCCTGCGGGTGGCGATGAACCGTGGCCTGTTCCTGGGCCTGGAAGACTTCGAAAGCCACTTCGCGATGTACCCGCCGGGGGCGTTTTACCTCAAGCATGTGGACCGTTTTCGCGATGACGACCGGCGCATGGTGTCGGCGGTGATCTACTTGAACAACGCCTGGCTGCCGGAACATGGCGGCCAGTTGCGCATGTACCTCAAGGGCGACGTCGAATACGATGTGGTGCCCACCGGCGGTTGCCTGGTGGTATTCCTGTCGGGGGAAATCCCCCATGAAGTCATGCCCGCCACCCGCGAACGCCTGTCCCTCACCGGCTGGTTTCGCCGGCGGGGCAACGAGCCGTTTTGA
- a CDS encoding DUF2059 domain-containing protein yields the protein MRRLFFSLLMFCVLPAWADSHDQLYKVAGWADQRAHFNDALSAAQQRYRNSLPPAVYQALVDNSNKRFAPQSVDQRAEAQLRKNLADPKPALAFFQSPLGRKIVAAELLATRRDQLAKNAQGLPHMEADATRSLIIGHLAQALPAREAGAEVSLAIAGVAADSLSQMIPGLLGGGQAQGMLNGQRERLMQQIGNDLNNTLLYVYRDLSDPELEEFATFAESPEGKAYYKAALAAIRAGLAVGQSTSSLAQ from the coding sequence ATGCGTCGTTTGTTTTTTTCCTTGCTGATGTTCTGCGTTTTGCCCGCCTGGGCAGACAGCCATGACCAGTTGTACAAGGTCGCCGGCTGGGCAGACCAGCGCGCGCATTTTAATGACGCCCTCAGTGCCGCCCAGCAACGCTACCGCAACAGCCTGCCGCCGGCGGTGTATCAGGCGCTGGTGGACAACAGCAATAAACGCTTCGCGCCCCAGTCGGTAGACCAGCGCGCCGAAGCGCAACTGCGCAAGAATTTGGCGGACCCTAAGCCGGCACTGGCCTTCTTCCAGTCGCCGCTGGGCCGCAAGATTGTCGCCGCCGAGTTGCTGGCCACCCGCCGCGATCAACTGGCGAAGAACGCCCAGGGCTTGCCGCACATGGAAGCCGATGCCACCCGCAGCCTGATCATCGGCCACCTGGCCCAGGCCCTGCCTGCGCGGGAAGCCGGGGCTGAAGTCAGCCTGGCGATTGCCGGCGTGGCGGCCGACAGCTTGAGCCAGATGATCCCCGGGCTGTTGGGCGGAGGCCAGGCGCAGGGCATGTTGAACGGCCAGCGTGAGCGCCTGATGCAGCAGATCGGCAATGATCTGAACAACACGCTGTTGTACGTCTACCGGGATTTGTCCGACCCGGAGCTGGAAGAGTTCGCGACGTTCGCGGAGTCGCCGGAGGGCAAGGCGTACTACAAGGCGGCACTGGCGGCGATTCGCGCCGGGCTGGCGGTCGGCCAAAGCACCTCGAGCCTGGCGCAGTAA
- a CDS encoding alpha/beta hydrolase produces MPVTFDPDHLRESLRPLVDAQPLSAEARVYQRFYGLDLAARKVPATSRLGRFAVDGFDVVCQVWWPPVPVATMFLFHGFYDHMGLYRHAVDWALDQGFVVIACDLPGHGLSSGERASIDDFAVYQDVVQALFEQARALQLPQPWHLFGQSTGGAIVVDHLLSHGVDSPAQGKTFLLSPLVRPRAWGWSQLSYYLLRPFVKGIARRFSDNTNDPQFKPFLEADPLQPRQLPTAWVGALARWIKRVEAAPRSTRRPLIVQGEEDMTVDWQHNLKVLRSKFDQPEVLMLPRGRHHLANEIPEIRQQYFGFLTDHLK; encoded by the coding sequence ATGCCCGTTACGTTTGACCCTGATCATCTACGCGAAAGCTTGCGCCCACTGGTGGACGCGCAGCCGCTTTCAGCCGAGGCCCGGGTCTACCAGCGCTTCTACGGCCTGGACCTCGCTGCCCGCAAGGTGCCCGCGACAAGCCGCCTGGGGCGGTTTGCGGTGGATGGGTTCGACGTGGTCTGCCAGGTGTGGTGGCCACCGGTGCCGGTGGCGACGATGTTCCTGTTCCATGGCTTCTACGACCATATGGGCCTGTACCGGCATGCCGTGGACTGGGCGCTGGACCAGGGTTTTGTGGTGATCGCCTGCGACTTGCCGGGCCACGGCCTGTCCAGCGGCGAGCGGGCCAGCATTGATGACTTTGCGGTGTACCAGGACGTGGTGCAGGCGTTGTTTGAACAGGCCAGGGCGCTGCAATTGCCGCAGCCGTGGCACTTGTTCGGGCAAAGCACCGGCGGCGCGATTGTGGTGGATCACCTGCTTAGCCATGGCGTCGACAGCCCGGCCCAGGGCAAGACGTTCCTGTTGTCACCGCTGGTGCGGCCCCGCGCCTGGGGCTGGTCGCAGCTCAGTTATTACCTGCTCCGGCCGTTCGTCAAAGGCATTGCCCGGCGCTTCAGCGATAACACCAACGACCCGCAGTTCAAGCCGTTCCTGGAGGCCGACCCGTTGCAGCCACGGCAGTTGCCGACTGCCTGGGTGGGCGCCCTGGCGCGCTGGATCAAACGTGTTGAAGCGGCGCCACGCAGCACGCGGCGGCCGTTGATCGTGCAGGGTGAGGAAGACATGACGGTGGACTGGCAGCACAACCTGAAGGTGCTGCGCAGCAAGTTCGACCAACCGGAGGTATTGATGCTGCCGCGCGGCAGGCATCACTTGGCGAATGAGATTCCGGAGATTCGGCAGCAATACTTCGGGTTTCTCACCGACCACCTGAAATAA
- a CDS encoding DUF6436 domain-containing protein has protein sequence MRQPYRTTLFASLIVIICAGVLWAAYDWFQGRYLRAFSEHTAVFSGDSLSLPAELAGPGPIRLVHFWDPACPCNVGNQQHLGELIEQYAPQGVEFYSLQKAGSHGQLPATLGSMKALKAVPGAQHLPASPAVGIWDRSGKLAYFGPYSEGLTCNSSNSFIEPILQALEGGREVNATHTLAVGCYCEWNAAAPPP, from the coding sequence ATGCGACAGCCCTACCGCACCACCCTCTTCGCCAGCCTGATCGTGATCATTTGCGCCGGCGTGTTGTGGGCGGCGTATGACTGGTTCCAGGGACGCTACCTGCGGGCATTCAGTGAGCATACGGCGGTGTTTTCCGGTGACAGCCTGAGCCTGCCGGCCGAGCTTGCCGGCCCGGGCCCGATCCGCCTGGTGCACTTCTGGGACCCCGCCTGCCCGTGCAATGTCGGCAACCAGCAGCACCTTGGCGAGTTGATCGAGCAGTACGCCCCCCAGGGCGTGGAGTTCTATTCCCTGCAGAAAGCCGGCAGCCACGGCCAGTTGCCCGCCACCCTGGGCTCGATGAAGGCCCTCAAGGCCGTGCCCGGTGCCCAGCATCTGCCGGCCAGCCCTGCCGTGGGCATCTGGGACCGCAGCGGCAAGCTGGCGTATTTCGGGCCCTACAGTGAAGGGTTGACGTGTAACTCCAGCAACAGCTTTATCGAGCCCATCCTGCAAGCCCTCGAAGGCGGACGCGAGGTCAATGCGACCCACACCCTGGCGGTGGGCTGTTATTGCGAGTGGAACGCGGCCGCCCCTCCACCCTGA
- a CDS encoding EamA family transporter, producing the protein MSQLTIILWILNVIVDTSGQLAFKAAASASAEHDGMAHWRHMLKRPWIWQGIICYVFEFVLWLAFLTLVPLSVGVMLGSINIVVIMIAGRFLFKESLSKWRLIGIMLIACGVTVVGFE; encoded by the coding sequence ATGAGCCAATTAACCATCATCCTCTGGATACTCAACGTCATCGTTGATACGTCCGGCCAGTTGGCGTTCAAAGCCGCAGCCTCCGCCAGCGCCGAGCATGACGGCATGGCCCACTGGCGCCATATGCTCAAGCGTCCGTGGATCTGGCAGGGCATCATCTGCTATGTGTTCGAATTCGTGCTGTGGCTGGCCTTCCTGACACTGGTGCCGTTGTCGGTCGGGGTGATGCTGGGCTCCATCAATATTGTCGTGATCATGATTGCCGGGCGTTTCCTGTTCAAGGAAAGCCTGAGCAAATGGCGGTTGATCGGCATCATGCTGATCGCCTGTGGCGTGACCGTCGTGGGGTTCGAGTAA
- a CDS encoding multidrug efflux SMR transporter, whose product MKRFYILGFLSLIIFDTLAQVSFKFASIHAEPLTMDAAWLIRVFGAPWIYGAFVGYIGAFFTWMTLLKYAPVGPAFAASHLELISVTLISVWLFNDTLTLPKIVGGALIIAGILCLARSEDKESKTVEAEPSQTLAS is encoded by the coding sequence ATGAAACGGTTTTATATCCTCGGTTTTCTGTCGCTGATCATTTTCGATACCTTGGCGCAGGTCAGTTTCAAGTTCGCCTCGATTCATGCCGAACCGCTGACGATGGACGCCGCCTGGTTGATCCGCGTGTTCGGTGCGCCATGGATCTACGGCGCATTCGTGGGCTACATCGGCGCGTTTTTCACCTGGATGACGCTGTTGAAATACGCCCCGGTGGGCCCGGCGTTTGCGGCGTCACACCTGGAGCTGATCAGCGTGACGCTGATCTCCGTCTGGCTGTTCAACGACACCCTTACCCTGCCCAAAATCGTCGGTGGCGCGCTGATTATCGCGGGCATACTGTGCCTGGCGCGCAGCGAAGACAAAGAAAGCAAGACCGTCGAGGCCGAACCCTCGCAGACGCTGGCGTCATGA
- a CDS encoding DegT/DnrJ/EryC1/StrS family aminotransferase: protein MTPVVSQREIPPTAGLPLRWQDLFNRSGDLARDLARQLDIPLPALPCSGTAALIMTLRVLQQRTPGRTELIVPAYTCPLVALAAHHCPPLRVVACDLQPGSIDLDEHQLAQLCNQNTLAIVVTHLAGRVADVEAAKRIAEPLGIAVIEDAAQAMGALDDGKSVGLKGDIGFFSMALGKGLTTAEGGVLFSRDPALHQALHQQCRQDLPFSLRWEVQRSAELWGYAAAYQPRGLKYVYGKPLRAALARGDEVAAVGDDFSVNDIPLHRLGGYRQKVGAAALARLPEHLQQGRLRALRRVAQLSSLPGVSVLTDSPGQQGTWPFLMVVMPSAQTRDTAMAQLWTAGLGVTRLFIHVLPGYPALTPLLQQGADIPRAQSFAAQTLSISNSHWLTDELFEQVLDHLRRILKR, encoded by the coding sequence ATGACGCCCGTTGTCAGCCAGCGGGAGATTCCGCCAACGGCGGGGCTTCCCCTGCGCTGGCAGGACTTGTTCAACCGCTCGGGCGACCTGGCCCGCGACCTGGCCCGACAGCTCGACATCCCGCTGCCGGCCCTGCCCTGCTCCGGCACCGCCGCGCTGATCATGACGCTGCGGGTGTTGCAGCAGCGCACGCCGGGGCGCACCGAGCTTATCGTGCCGGCCTATACCTGCCCGCTGGTGGCCCTGGCGGCCCATCACTGCCCGCCTTTGCGCGTGGTGGCGTGCGATCTGCAGCCCGGCAGCATCGACCTGGACGAACACCAGCTGGCGCAGCTGTGCAACCAAAACACCTTGGCGATCGTCGTCACTCACCTGGCCGGGCGTGTGGCGGATGTGGAGGCTGCCAAGCGCATTGCCGAGCCACTCGGCATTGCGGTGATCGAAGACGCCGCCCAAGCCATGGGCGCACTGGATGATGGAAAAAGCGTCGGACTGAAAGGCGACATCGGCTTTTTCAGCATGGCGCTGGGCAAAGGCCTGACGACGGCTGAAGGCGGTGTGTTGTTCAGCCGGGATCCGGCGCTGCATCAGGCGTTGCACCAGCAATGCCGGCAGGACTTGCCCTTCAGCCTGCGCTGGGAAGTGCAACGCAGCGCCGAGCTGTGGGGCTATGCCGCGGCGTATCAGCCCCGCGGGCTGAAGTACGTGTACGGCAAACCGCTGCGGGCGGCGCTGGCGCGGGGCGATGAAGTGGCGGCGGTGGGCGATGATTTTTCCGTCAACGATATTCCGTTGCACCGGTTGGGCGGCTATCGCCAGAAGGTCGGCGCCGCAGCCCTGGCACGCTTGCCCGAGCATTTGCAGCAAGGCCGCCTGCGGGCCTTGCGTCGCGTGGCGCAGCTGAGCAGCTTGCCCGGCGTGTCGGTGTTGACCGACAGCCCGGGCCAGCAAGGCACCTGGCCGTTCCTGATGGTGGTGATGCCCAGCGCACAAACCCGCGATACCGCGATGGCGCAGCTGTGGACGGCAGGCCTGGGCGTGACCCGCCTGTTCATCCACGTATTGCCGGGCTACCCGGCACTCACCCCGCTGTTACAGCAAGGCGCCGATATCCCCCGCGCGCAAAGCTTCGCCGCCCAGACACTGTCGATCAGCAATAGCCACTGGTTGACGGACGAGCTGTTCGAGCAAGTGCTGGATCATCTGCGGCGGATTCTTAAACGCTAG
- a CDS encoding GNAT family N-acetyltransferase, which produces MTDPSRAQVPYACCMETPSLISNFLRYPPVGFTAQLSAQGLPYFFTRFDLQTTADDELRSRLRSWPGYRLWQSWLHIDTCFIGTTVSEYSPFPLNVAPQDMAQWLQEQCAPQRKLTIVKDVPLDSPLLSVEDNRYAHALIEACTQRGFINVEGQALAYVPIDFSSTDEYLSRLSHSRRRNIRRKLRSRDELRIEILDTGDARFSDEQWQQELYRLYKAVYAQSEIHFDLLTPEFFIQLLTDADSGGHVFCYWDEDELVGYNLCYQQDGKLLDKYIGLNYPLALEHNLYFVSWFVNLEFALEKGLQFYVAGWTDPQVKSSLGAKFTFTRHLVWVRNPLLRKVMNRFRHHFESDTQWQQEQTA; this is translated from the coding sequence ATGACAGATCCCAGCCGTGCACAGGTGCCTTATGCCTGCTGCATGGAAACGCCATCGCTGATCAGCAATTTTTTGCGATACCCGCCGGTGGGTTTCACTGCCCAGCTGTCAGCACAGGGACTGCCGTACTTTTTTACCCGGTTCGACCTGCAGACCACCGCCGACGATGAGCTGCGTAGCCGCCTGCGCAGTTGGCCGGGGTACCGTTTGTGGCAGTCATGGCTGCATATCGACACCTGTTTTATCGGCACCACGGTCAGCGAATATTCCCCGTTCCCGCTGAACGTAGCGCCACAGGACATGGCGCAATGGCTGCAAGAGCAATGTGCACCGCAACGCAAACTCACCATCGTCAAGGATGTGCCGCTGGATTCTCCGCTGCTCAGCGTTGAGGACAATCGCTACGCACACGCGTTGATCGAGGCCTGCACCCAGCGCGGATTCATCAATGTAGAGGGCCAGGCGCTGGCCTATGTACCGATCGACTTCAGCTCGACCGATGAGTATCTGTCGCGGTTGTCCCACAGCCGTCGCCGCAATATCCGCCGCAAGCTACGCAGCCGTGATGAGCTGCGCATCGAGATCCTGGACACCGGCGATGCCCGCTTCAGCGATGAGCAATGGCAGCAGGAACTGTATCGGCTGTACAAGGCGGTGTACGCACAGAGCGAAATCCACTTCGACTTGCTCACGCCCGAATTCTTCATCCAGTTGCTCACCGATGCCGACAGCGGCGGGCATGTGTTCTGCTACTGGGACGAGGACGAACTGGTTGGCTATAACCTGTGCTACCAGCAAGACGGCAAGTTGCTCGACAAGTACATCGGCCTGAACTACCCGCTGGCGCTGGAGCACAACCTGTACTTCGTCAGCTGGTTTGTGAACCTGGAGTTCGCCCTGGAAAAGGGCCTGCAGTTTTATGTCGCGGGGTGGACCGATCCGCAGGTCAAATCCAGCCTCGGCGCCAAGTTCACGTTTACCCGCCATCTGGTGTGGGTGAGGAACCCGCTGCTGCGCAAAGTGATGAACCGTTTCCGGCACCATTTTGAAAGCGATACCCAGTGGCAGCAGGAGCAAACCGCATGA
- a CDS encoding penicillin acylase family protein translates to MKRILTALAILLVALMVGAGWYVYSKQPTRQGTVELAHLQGSVTVRYDDRGVPHIRAENETDLYRALGYVHAQDRLFQMEIMRRLSRGELAEVLGPKLLETDKLFRSLRIRERALSYVEHMDHESASWKALQAYLDGVNQYQDSHAKPMEFDVLGIPKRPFTAEDTISVAGYLAYSFAAAFRTEPLLTYVRDQLGNDYLKVFDLDWQPKGALNLAAGDWKDLGAIAQLSEQAMADNGLPQFEGSNAWAISGSRTKSGKPLLAGDPHIRFSVPSVWYEAQLSAPGFELYGYHNALVPVAFLGHNKDFGWSLTMFQNDDLDLIAEKVNPDNPNQVWYHDKWVDMTSSEQQIAVKGQDPVTLTLRTSPHGPIINDVLGENAGKTPIAMWWAFLDTENPILDGFYQLNRADTLAKARAAAAKVQAPGLNIVWANAKGDIGWWAAAQLPIRPDGVNPGFILDGSTAQADKLGFYPFSANPQEENPARGYVVSANAQPASPTGMPIPGYYNLADRGQQLNAQLSDNSVKWDVENSQALQLGTTTAYGPRLLAPLLPVLREVVKDPAQLKLVEQLAAWKGDYPLDSTSATLFNQFLFNLTDAAFHPKLGDGMFKTLLTTRVVDAALPRLAASADSPWWDGHRAETVKLAWDNSLQHLKATFGEDPSQWQWGKAHTLTHGHPLGSQKPLDKIVNVGPFAAPGSHEVPNNQSAQIGPAPWPVTYGPSTRRLIDFADAAHGLTINPVGQSGVPFDKHYSDQAETYIEGGYEQAHFNDEEVTANTRSTLKLLPARTPQ, encoded by the coding sequence ATGAAACGCATCCTGACCGCGCTGGCCATCCTGCTCGTAGCCCTTATGGTTGGCGCCGGCTGGTACGTGTACAGCAAGCAGCCGACCCGCCAGGGCACGGTGGAGCTGGCCCATCTGCAAGGTTCGGTCACGGTGCGCTACGACGACCGAGGCGTGCCGCATATCCGCGCCGAGAACGAGACCGACCTGTACCGTGCCCTCGGCTACGTGCATGCCCAGGACCGGTTGTTCCAGATGGAAATCATGCGGCGCCTGTCCCGTGGCGAGCTGGCCGAGGTGCTGGGACCCAAGCTGCTGGAGACCGACAAGCTATTTCGCAGCCTGCGCATTCGCGAGCGCGCCTTGAGCTACGTCGAGCACATGGACCATGAGTCTGCGTCCTGGAAGGCCCTGCAAGCCTACCTGGACGGGGTCAACCAGTATCAGGACAGCCACGCCAAACCCATGGAGTTCGACGTACTGGGCATCCCCAAGCGCCCGTTCACCGCCGAGGACACCATCAGCGTCGCCGGCTACCTGGCCTACAGCTTTGCCGCAGCCTTTCGCACCGAACCCTTGCTGACCTACGTACGCGATCAGTTGGGCAACGACTACCTGAAGGTCTTCGACCTCGACTGGCAGCCCAAGGGCGCGCTGAACCTGGCGGCCGGTGACTGGAAAGACCTCGGCGCCATTGCCCAGTTGAGCGAACAGGCCATGGCCGACAACGGCCTGCCGCAGTTCGAAGGCAGCAACGCCTGGGCCATCAGCGGCAGCCGCACCAAGAGCGGCAAGCCGTTGCTGGCGGGTGACCCGCATATCCGTTTCTCGGTGCCGTCGGTGTGGTACGAGGCGCAGCTGTCGGCGCCGGGCTTCGAGCTTTACGGCTATCACAACGCGCTGGTGCCGGTGGCGTTCCTGGGCCACAACAAGGATTTCGGCTGGAGCCTGACCATGTTCCAGAACGATGACCTCGACCTGATCGCCGAGAAGGTCAACCCGGACAACCCCAACCAGGTCTGGTACCACGACAAGTGGGTGGACATGACCAGCAGCGAGCAACAGATCGCGGTCAAGGGCCAGGACCCGGTAACCCTGACCCTGCGCACCTCGCCCCACGGTCCGATCATCAACGACGTGCTCGGCGAGAATGCCGGCAAGACGCCGATTGCCATGTGGTGGGCATTCCTGGATACCGAAAATCCGATCCTCGACGGTTTCTATCAGCTCAACCGTGCCGATACCCTCGCCAAAGCGCGTGCGGCGGCGGCCAAGGTCCAGGCGCCTGGCTTGAACATCGTATGGGCCAATGCCAAGGGCGATATCGGCTGGTGGGCGGCGGCGCAATTGCCGATCCGCCCGGACGGGGTCAACCCGGGCTTTATCCTCGACGGCAGTACCGCCCAGGCGGACAAGCTCGGTTTCTACCCATTCAGCGCCAACCCCCAGGAAGAAAACCCGGCCCGCGGATATGTGGTGTCCGCCAATGCCCAGCCGGCGTCACCCACCGGCATGCCGATCCCCGGGTATTACAACCTGGCGGACCGTGGCCAGCAGTTGAACGCGCAACTGAGCGACAACAGCGTGAAATGGGACGTGGAAAACAGCCAGGCCTTGCAGCTCGGCACCACCACCGCCTACGGCCCACGGCTGCTGGCACCGCTGCTGCCGGTGCTGCGTGAGGTGGTCAAGGACCCGGCGCAGTTGAAGCTGGTGGAGCAACTGGCAGCCTGGAAAGGCGATTACCCGCTGGACTCCACCAGTGCCACGCTGTTCAACCAGTTCCTGTTCAACCTCACTGACGCGGCGTTCCACCCGAAACTGGGCGATGGGATGTTCAAGACCTTGCTCACCACTCGGGTAGTGGACGCAGCCTTGCCGCGCCTGGCCGCTTCAGCGGATTCGCCGTGGTGGGATGGCCACCGCGCCGAGACCGTCAAGCTTGCCTGGGACAACAGCCTGCAACACCTCAAGGCGACCTTTGGTGAGGATCCATCGCAGTGGCAATGGGGCAAGGCCCACACCCTGACCCACGGCCATCCACTGGGCTCGCAGAAGCCGTTGGACAAGATCGTCAACGTAGGCCCGTTTGCCGCTCCCGGCAGCCATGAAGTGCCCAACAACCAATCCGCACAGATCGGCCCGGCGCCGTGGCCGGTGACGTACGGGCCGTCGACCCGACGCCTGATTGATTTCGCCGATGCCGCACATGGGCTGACCATCAACCCGGTCGGGCAGAGTGGTGTGCCGTTCGACAAGCACTATTCCGATCAGGCGGAGACGTACATCGAAGGCGGGTATGAGCAGGCGCATTTCAATGATGAGGAAGTGACGGCGAATACTCGTAGTACGCTCAAGCTGTTGCCGGCCCGGACACCGCAATAA
- a CDS encoding AraC family transcriptional regulator: MNSIDTLIALANLRGSLDLRCQFQGAWAMDHEPEPLGVAPYHIVLAGTCRAELSGGQQVTLEEGDILLMPGGATHLVRSQGARVKPVAQTVIEGGLLPIHRLGGEQPDVDMLCGSFRYNRQSLLFSALPDYLVVSSRQWQADGQLAALIALLRSEADGQRLGARFFIDALSSALFTLILRAWLTQQAPVAGTFALLTDKRLGKAWQAMLADPGHEWTIDSLASAASMSRATFMRGFVKVAGVSPWVLLTQLRMELAFNLLHQSRLSLTDIAARAGYQSQAAFSKKFKETYGEAPGRLRAR, from the coding sequence ATGAACTCCATCGACACCCTCATCGCGTTGGCCAACCTGCGGGGCAGCCTGGACCTGCGTTGCCAGTTCCAGGGCGCCTGGGCCATGGACCACGAGCCCGAGCCGCTGGGCGTGGCGCCGTACCACATTGTGCTGGCGGGCACCTGCCGCGCCGAATTGTCCGGCGGGCAGCAGGTGACGTTGGAGGAGGGCGACATCCTGTTGATGCCCGGTGGCGCGACGCACCTGGTGCGCAGCCAGGGCGCGCGGGTAAAGCCGGTGGCGCAGACCGTGATCGAAGGCGGCTTGCTGCCGATCCATCGCCTGGGCGGTGAGCAGCCGGACGTGGACATGCTCTGCGGCAGCTTTCGCTACAACCGCCAGTCGTTGCTGTTCAGTGCGTTGCCGGACTACCTGGTGGTGTCCAGCCGGCAGTGGCAGGCCGATGGACAGTTGGCGGCATTGATCGCACTGCTGCGCAGCGAGGCGGACGGGCAGCGGCTGGGGGCGCGGTTTTTCATTGATGCGCTGTCGTCGGCGTTGTTCACCCTGATCCTGCGGGCATGGCTGACGCAGCAAGCGCCGGTGGCGGGCACCTTTGCCTTGTTGACCGACAAACGCCTGGGCAAGGCCTGGCAGGCGATGCTGGCGGATCCTGGGCATGAGTGGACCATCGACAGCCTGGCCAGCGCCGCGTCGATGTCCCGGGCGACCTTCATGCGTGGGTTTGTCAAAGTGGCGGGCGTGTCGCCGTGGGTGTTGCTGACGCAGTTGCGCATGGAGCTGGCGTTCAACCTGCTGCATCAGTCGCGGCTGAGCCTGACGGATATTGCCGCTCGGGCGGGGTATCAATCCCAGGCGGCGTTCAGCAAGAAATTCAAGGAAACCTACGGTGAGGCGCCGGGGCGGCTGCGAGCACGGTAG